One Ascaphus truei isolate aAscTru1 chromosome 22, aAscTru1.hap1, whole genome shotgun sequence DNA segment encodes these proteins:
- the LOC142472776 gene encoding uncharacterized protein LOC142472776, whose translation MAELANRQSSHAHIKEEATVRPLPATITERDQHTDTSYLTDMGKYLIWESLTNFDDCPENYRAWKFGFKDVIQRLGFSEREELILLTKWLGKESAEHAKRLRAATINHPRRGLDLVWERLEEYYGSPEVVQDALFKRVDNFPRITAQNYIKLWELGDLLQHLESLRADQSQSDLNFLDSARFLRPILEKLPYNLQERWTSQGSKYKREKQVAFPPFSFFLSFLREAARTKNDPSFFLGTPTTPSASNIKNEGPVTRYGSTRTPISVHKNDVSPKTSTRPNHSTTPSRETGDPNRECPIHRKPHPLNKCFGFRMKPIEERKNLLREFGVCFRCCASVTHLSKDCKEAIKCTVCNSDKHVTSLHTEALTLDQLNNPSSVAKHDVEEEEVKSISVTSQSTKVCGGGCDQSFCSKTCLVAVYPNGQPERAIRMYAIIDDQSHRSLVRSEFFDLFNIQDSVSPYTLRTCAGLTETTRRANGYTIHSVDGRVKIPLPTLIECNHMAANRNEIPTPDVARHHQHLRGIADRIPPIEQDAKILLLLGRDIPRVHKIREQRNGPHNAPFAQRLDLGWVIVGNVCIGKGHKPDYVDAHRTDIMKHGHTSLFKPCLGHIQVTGRPRKEEKQGHTPENHKNIFTSGECDNDLGCSAVQTTKDDESTSPREENNLLKVIDNEIVHDKTNNRTTLLPLHPPSGHPLTKGKGVDGSTQPNQWHHVPTDQNPADHAARSVSAAHLQSTLWLTRSKVPTQPDGAPSAPADDFELVDHEKDTEIQPQVSVLLMNTFGSHRFNRFSRWTSLLRAMAHLRHIATSFHQTSGGKTASCHGWHICKRLHTVIEITEAKRTVLQHVQKETYAEEISYINGKKGISKNSPLWKLDPFIDENGLMRIGGRLSKSQLRREESNPLIVPGRHHIATLLVRHYHEQVMHQGRHFTEGAIRAAGIWIIGTKRCITSVLHRCVKCRMLRGKSQDQRIVDLPPDRLSTEPPFTSVGLDVFGPWAVISRRTRGGLANSKRWAVLFTCMSTQAIHIEVIESMDASSFINALRRFFAIRGPVKQIRFDCGTNFVGACKELQINTKDSEDNSIQKYLRDQECTWMFNSPHSSHMGGAWELMIRVARRILDSMMLKTDLAQLSHEVLMTFMAEVSAIVNARPLVPVSTDPESPSILTPAMLLTQKVGSIPVPAGDFNSKDMYKRQWRQVQCLANTFWERWRREYLVTLQECHK comes from the coding sequence ATGGCAGAACTCGCTAACCGGCAGTCATCGCACGCCCACatcaaggaagaggcgaccgtgAGGCCCCTGCCGGCAACCATAACAGAACGCGACCAACACACCGATACATCATAcctaacagacatgggcaagtaccTGATATGGGAAAGTCTTACCAACTTCGACGACTGTCCTGAGAATTATAGAGCGTGGAAGTTCGGATTCAAGGACGTAATCCAGAGACTGGGCTTCTCTGAGAGGGAAGAACTCATCCTGCTAACCAAATGGTTGGGAAAGGAATCTGCAGAGCATGCAAAGAGACTCAGGGCAGCAACCATAAACCACCCCCGAAGAGGTCTCGacttagtatgggaaaggctagaggagTACTATGGAAGCCCCGAAGTAGTCCAAGATGCACTCTTCAAGAGGGTTGACAACTTCCCCAGAATTACTGCCCAAAACTATATAAAGTTATGGGAGCTCGGAGATCTGCTGCAGCACTTGGAGTCTTTGAGAGCAGACCAATCTCAATCAGATCTCAACTTCTTAGACTCCGCTCGTTTtttgagacccatcttggagaagctaccttacaacctccaagaaagatggacttCGCAAGGTTCAaagtacaaaagggagaagcaagtcgccttcccccccttctcattcttcttgagttTTCTTCGCGAAGCAGCCAGAACAAAAAACGATCCCAGCTTCTTCCTAGGTACACCAACCACACCCAGTGCAAGCAACATAAAGAATGAAGGACCGGTGACAAGATATGGTAGCACCAGAACGCCTATCTCGGTCCATAAGAATGACGTGTCTCCTAAAACATCCACACGTCCCAATCATTCTACTACTCCAAGCAGGGAAAcaggggacccaaacagggagTGCCCCATACACAgaaagccacacccacttaacaagtgttTTGGGTTTAGGATGAAGCccatagaggaacgcaagaactTACTCAGAGAGtttggagtttgcttcaggtgctgcgcttCCGTAACTCATCTATCCAAAGACTGCAAAGAAGccatcaaatgtacagtgtgcaacAGTGACAAGCATGTGACATCTCTACATACAGAGGCGTTGACACttgaccaactcaacaacccttcCTCCGTGGCAAAGCATGATGTAGAGGAAGAAGAAGTGAAGTCAATATCCGTCACATCCCAGAGCACCAAGGTTTGCGGAGGAGGATGTGACCAAAGCTTCTGCTCCAAAACATGCCTTGTCGCAGTATACCCCAAcggacaacctgagagggctattagaatgtatgcaatcatcgacgaccaaaGCCATCGATCcttggtcaggtcagaattctttgaCCTATTCAACATACAAGATAGCGTCTCTCCTTACACACTCAGAACCTGCGCAGGACTGACTGAGACAACGAGGAGAGCAAATGGCTATACCATACATTCTGTGGATGGCAGAGTGAAGATACCTCTCCCTACACTCatagagtgcaatcacatggcagcaAACAGGAATGAGATCCCCACACCAGATGTGGCACGTCATCACCAACACCTTAGGGGAATAGCTGACCGCATCCCGCCGATCGAGCAAGATGCCAAGATTTTGCtactgctcggcagggacatcccGAGGGTGCACAAAATCCGTGAACagcgcaacggaccccacaacgccccatttgcccaaagacttgacctaggatgggtgatagtgggcaatgtaTGCATTGGCAAAGGGCATAAAccagactacgttgatgcccacAGAACAGATATAATGAAGcatggacacacatccctcttcaAACCATGCCTTGGCCAtatccaagtgacaggaaggcctAGAAAGGAAGAgaaacaaggtcatacccctgagaaccACAAAAACATCTTCACATCAGGGGAATGTGACAATGACCTAGGATGTTCAGCAGTCCAGACGACAAAAGACGATGAGTCAACTTCACCAAGGGAAGAgaacaatctcctgaaggtgaTCGACAACGAGATCGTCCACGATAAGACGAACAATCGGACAACTCTGCTTCCGCTCCATCCACCCAGCGGACACCCCCTAACCAAAGGGAAAGGAGTTGATGGGTCGACACAACCAAATCAGTGGCACCACGTGCCTACAGACCAGAATCCTGCCGACCATGCTGCTAGATCAGTGTCTGCAGCGCATCTACAGAGCACGTTGTGGCTTACAAGATCAAAGGTTCCAACACAACCTGATGGAGCACCATCAGCCCCAGCTGACGACTTTGAACTTGTAGACCATGAGAAAGACACAGAGATACAACCTCAAGTATCCGTTTTGCTCATGAACACGTTTGGATCACATCGATTTAATCGCTTCTCAAGGTGGACATCCCTCCTGCGAGCAATGGCTCATCTCAGACACATAGCCACCTCTTTCCACCAAACATCTGGTGGTAAAacagccagctgccacggctggcatatcTGCAAAAGGTTGCACACTGTCATCGAAATCACAGAGGCAAAAAGGACTGTACTCCAACATGTTCAGAAAGAAACGTACGCAGAGGAGATCAGTTACATCAATGGGAAGAAGGGCATCTCTAAAAATAGCCCCCTTTGGAAGTTGGATCCTTTCATCGATGAGAATGGCCTCATGAGAATAGGAGGTCGCCTCAGCAAGTCCCAACTgcgcagggaggaaagcaatccTCTCATTGTCCCCGGCCGACATCATATCGCCACCCTGTTGGTTCGTCATTACCatgaacaagtcatgcatcagggacgacattTCACAGAAGGAGCTATCAGAGCAGCAGGAATATGGATCATTGGCACAAAAAGGTGCATTACTAGCGTCCTCCACAGGTGTGTTAAGTGCCGCATGTTGCGGGGCAAAAGCCAAGATCAAAGAATAGTTGACTTGCCACCCGACAGACTTAGCACAGAACCCCCCTTCACCAGTGTCGGCCTCGATGTCTTTGGACCATGGGCGGTAATCTCACGAAGAACAAGGGGTGGACTCGCGAACAGCAAGCGATGGGCAGTACTTTTCACCTGTATGAGTACACAGGCCATACACATCGAGGTCATAGAATCTATGGACGCATCAAgtttcataaatgccctcagaagattTTTTGCTATCAGaggaccagtcaaacaaatacgTTTCGACTGCGgaaccaatttcgttggagcatgcaaggaattacaaataaacactaaagaCAGTGAAGACAACAGCATCCAGAAATACTTGCGTGACCAAGAATGTACGTGGATGTTCAACTCTCCTCATTCTTCTCACATGGGTGGAGCATGGGAACTCATGATTAGAGTAGCTCGACGTATTTTGGATTCCATGATGTTAAAGACTGATTTGGCTCAACTCTCCCACGAAGTGCTAATGACATTTATGGCCGAGGTGTCAGCAATTGTCAACGCAAGGCCTTTGGTTCCAGTATctacagatccagaatcgccgAGTATCCTGACCCCAGCAATGCTCCTCACACAGAAGGTAGGAAGCATTCCTGTCCCAGCCGGAGACTTTAACTCAAAGGACATGTACAAACGCCAGTGGAGGCAGGTGCAGTGCCTCGCCAACACATTCTGGGAGCGCTGGAGGCGTGAGTATCTCGTTACACTCCAGGAGTGCCATAAATGA